In one window of Macadamia integrifolia cultivar HAES 741 chromosome 2, SCU_Mint_v3, whole genome shotgun sequence DNA:
- the LOC122091086 gene encoding probable enoyl-CoA hydratase 1, peroxisomal — translation MELIQVQQEPSGIAFVTINRPKSLNSLTKSMMTDLARAFKRLDGDDSVRVIVLSGAGRAFCSGVDLTAAEDVFKGDVKDVETDPVFQMELCRKPIIGAIHGFAVTAGFEIALACDILIASKGAKFIDTHARFGIFPSWGLSQKLSRIIGPNKAREVSLTAMPLTAGAAEKWGLVNHVVEESDLLKKAREVAEAIIRNNGDLVLRYKSVINDGFKLDLHHALALEKERAHNYYDGMTKDQFEKMQKFIAGRSSNKPPSKM, via the exons ATGGAGCTGATACAAGTTCAACAAGAACCTAGCGGAATCGCTTTTGTGACAATCAATCGTCCTAAATCGCTGAATTCGTTGACGAAATCGATGATGACAGATCTAGCGAGGGCGTTCAAGAGGTTAGATGGGGACGATTCGGTGCGGGTGATCGTGTTATCAGGAGCAGGGAGGGCATTCTGTTCCGGTGTGGATCTTACCGCTGCAGAAGATGTGTTTAAGGGAGACGTGAAAGACGTGGAAACTGATCCAGTTTTTCAAATGGAGCTTTGTCGGAAACCTATCATCGGTGCGATCCATGGTTTCGCAGTCACGGCGGGGTTCGAGATCGCCCTCGCCTGTGATATCTTGATAGCTTCAAAGGGGGCCAAATTCATTGATACTCATgccag GTTTGGGATATTTCCTTCATGGGGTCTTTCTCAGAAGCTGTCACGCATTATAGGACCAAACAAAGCTCGTGAAGTTTCTTTGACGGCCATGCCTCTAACCGCAGGAGCTGCAGAGAAATGGGGCTTGGTGAACCATGTTGTTGAAGAAAGTGACTTGTTGAAGAAAGCCCGGGAAGTTGCAGAAGCCATCATAAGAAATAATGGAGACTTAGTATTGAGGTACAAGTCAGTTATCAATGATGGCTTTAAGCTGGACTTGCATCATGCTCTTGCGCTGGAGAAg GAGAGGGCTCATAACTATTATGATGGAATGACGAAGGATCAGTTTGAGAAAATGCAGAAGTTCATAGCAGGTCGTAGCTCGAACAAACCGCCTTCTAAAATGTAA